A stretch of the Acidilobus sp. 7A genome encodes the following:
- a CDS encoding NDP-sugar synthase — protein MIGFVLAGGYGKRLLPITQGTPKPFLQLMGRQLLDYSIETLREAKVDDVVVVVTKGFANLASVGREGVRVVEQRGDDIQGALRTAYDEASAAKERDAVIVYTGFLASPPTIAKLAVDYYQSSGFPIVLALASAATGLETYGFVTVDYRGVVKEFMWESPEAKRWGVGRGYVFGGVMVADVGKLEEASRTSFGESMRSLAGQGVVGGIQWPGRWVEIGYPWDLLEAIDMLLEGSGSVISSKASVSRSAIVGDNVIIDDGAVVEDGAIVKGPAYIGRGVRVRSGAVVENFSAVERDSVIGENAVVERSYIGARVQVGSLSEVRGSVVGEGAAIGPGAHLVEDSPERLPERLRWLADYLGQGVRLGAVVAPGLRCPAAP, from the coding sequence ATGATAGGCTTCGTCCTTGCCGGCGGCTACGGGAAGAGGCTGCTCCCCATAACACAGGGCACGCCCAAGCCGTTCCTCCAGCTTATGGGGAGGCAGCTGCTCGACTACAGCATAGAGACGCTGAGGGAGGCCAAGGTTGATGACGTGGTTGTAGTAGTAACCAAGGGCTTCGCTAACCTGGCCTCGGTGGGCAGGGAGGGCGTCAGGGTAGTTGAGCAGCGTGGGGACGACATACAGGGGGCCCTGAGGACAGCCTATGACGAGGCCTCTGCCGCAAAGGAGCGCGACGCCGTGATAGTGTACACCGGCTTCCTGGCGAGCCCCCCTACGATAGCTAAGCTGGCAGTCGACTACTACCAGTCAAGCGGCTTCCCTATAGTGCTTGCCCTGGCCTCGGCGGCCACCGGGCTTGAGACCTACGGCTTCGTCACAGTCGACTACAGGGGGGTCGTCAAGGAGTTCATGTGGGAGTCCCCTGAGGCCAAGAGGTGGGGCGTTGGGAGGGGCTACGTGTTCGGCGGCGTCATGGTTGCTGACGTGGGCAAGCTTGAGGAGGCGTCGAGGACTTCCTTCGGCGAGTCAATGCGCAGCCTCGCCGGCCAGGGCGTCGTAGGGGGCATACAGTGGCCCGGCAGGTGGGTTGAGATAGGCTACCCCTGGGATCTGCTTGAGGCGATAGACATGCTCCTCGAGGGCAGCGGGAGCGTGATCTCAAGCAAGGCCAGCGTCTCCAGGTCGGCCATCGTTGGCGATAATGTGATAATAGACGACGGCGCGGTTGTGGAGGACGGCGCAATAGTGAAGGGGCCAGCCTACATAGGGAGGGGGGTCAGGGTCAGGAGCGGGGCGGTAGTTGAGAACTTCTCCGCGGTAGAGCGCGACTCCGTGATAGGCGAGAACGCGGTGGTCGAGAGGAGCTACATAGGTGCCAGGGTCCAGGTCGGCTCCCTCTCAGAGGTCAGGGGATCCGTGGTGGGCGAGGGGGCCGCCATAGGGCCTGGGGCCCACCTAGTTGAGGACAGCCCTGAGAGGCTACCAGAGAGGCTCAGGTGGCTGGCTGACTACCTGGGCCAGGGCGTGAGGCTGGGCGCTGTCGTGGCCCCGGGCTT